The following proteins are encoded in a genomic region of Danio rerio strain Tuebingen ecotype United States chromosome 16, GRCz12tu, whole genome shotgun sequence:
- the cox6b2 gene encoding cytochrome c oxidase subunit 6B2 gives MADVIEEKIKNYRTAPFDARFPNTNQTRNCYQNYLDFHRCNKALSSKGQDTSPCEWYQRVYKSLCPISWVGKWDSQIEDGSFPGKI, from the exons ATGGCTGATGTTATTGAGGAGAAGATCAAGAACTACAGAACGGCTCCATTTGATGCCCGTTTCCCAAACACCAACCAGACGAGGAACTGCTACCAGAATTATCTAG ACTTCCACAGGTGTAATAAGGCTTTGTCAAGCAAAGGGCAGGATACCTCTCCCTGTGAATGGTATCAGAGAGTCTACAAGAGCCTGTGTCCAATTAGCTGG GTGGGGAAATGGGATTCACAGATCGAGGATGGAAGCTTCCCTGGAAAGATCTAA